A part of Maridesulfovibrio hydrothermalis AM13 = DSM 14728 genomic DNA contains:
- a CDS encoding TetR/AcrR family transcriptional regulator codes for MKGKNKKDAILYAAQETFGRYGYAGTTVKMISERAGVAFGLVSHYFGSKEELFVTAGVALVEDLMEYLNEEIRKAHSGIDGIQMFMKSYLSYTLQHRNTFPVLLRCSPFSDVQIDMDRTRISIKFQQLLNIIRECVERGIEDGSIRDLSIDDTTTIVYSNIVGTVRTRFLSPYDLPNLYEETTEFVVRSIKARD; via the coding sequence ATGAAAGGTAAAAACAAAAAAGACGCAATTTTATATGCTGCTCAAGAGACATTCGGACGTTACGGCTATGCCGGAACAACTGTTAAAATGATCTCCGAAAGAGCAGGCGTGGCATTCGGACTGGTTTCCCATTATTTCGGATCAAAGGAAGAACTGTTCGTCACCGCAGGTGTCGCGCTGGTTGAAGACCTTATGGAGTACCTGAACGAAGAAATACGTAAGGCCCATTCCGGAATTGACGGTATCCAGATGTTCATGAAAAGCTACCTGAGTTACACCTTGCAGCACCGCAATACCTTCCCGGTACTGCTGCGCTGCTCCCCGTTTTCCGATGTTCAGATAGATATGGACCGCACCAGAATTTCCATAAAATTCCAGCAGCTCCTGAATATCATCAGGGAATGCGTAGAACGGGGCATTGAAGACGGTTCCATCAGGGATTTATCCATTGATGACACCACTACCATTGTGTACTCCAACATAGTCGGTACGGTCAGAACCAGATTTCTTTCCCCCTACGACCTGCCGAACCTATATGAGGAAACAACCGAATTTGTAGTCAGAAGTATTAAGGCCAGAGATTAA
- a CDS encoding DUF1007 family protein has translation MKSEIKLNCCCIFILLAATLLNLLSPAKASAHPHVFMDCSLTFEFSDSGLKGVRQKWWLDEMFSAMILGEFDRNHDQTLSPDEAKALEEGAFVNLKNFDYFTRIFIDGSAVKPITATEFKPSVEGGTLIYEFFVPLDLGGDKRKHVVMVAIFDESFYTSVQMDPKNKILNLPKCFKSTLELEPVMEMAYFFDQIIPEAAVLTLLPE, from the coding sequence ATGAAATCAGAAATCAAATTAAATTGCTGCTGTATATTCATATTGCTCGCTGCGACACTTCTTAATCTGCTCAGCCCGGCAAAAGCGTCAGCTCACCCCCACGTTTTCATGGACTGTTCCCTGACCTTCGAGTTCAGTGACAGCGGACTGAAAGGAGTTCGTCAGAAGTGGTGGCTTGATGAAATGTTTTCAGCAATGATTCTGGGGGAGTTTGACAGAAATCATGATCAGACCCTTTCCCCTGATGAGGCAAAAGCCCTTGAAGAAGGAGCTTTCGTCAATCTTAAAAATTTTGATTACTTCACCCGCATTTTTATCGATGGATCAGCTGTAAAACCCATTACTGCCACTGAATTTAAACCCTCTGTTGAGGGGGGCACTCTTATTTATGAATTCTTTGTGCCCCTTGATTTAGGCGGAGACAAGCGCAAACATGTTGTGATGGTTGCCATCTTTGATGAGAGCTTTTACACCTCTGTACAAATGGACCCGAAAAATAAAATTCTCAATCTGCCAAAATGTTTCAAATCCACGCTTGAGCTGGAACCGGTTATGGAAATGGCCTACTTTTTCGACCAGATAATCCCTGAAGCCGCAGTGTTGACCCTGCTTCCTGAATAA
- a CDS encoding nickel/cobalt transporter — protein sequence MKNILPLILLILTFACASLVIAPAAQSANNPFLTRSNEPAKQTVQPAAPVKITKKDGSGGIYGLIMSKVSLLQKEIRTQLTGFAREIKKNPYGKSLWLFMGFAFVYGIVHAVGPGHGKAVVCAYFLSRGGNMFTASFMSWVITLVHVGSAAVAVCLAYLFLHSGMSGFEEFNRHLQTASFALVTIMGIWLTAEALRSFKRKEEKCSPVKQSSLKEIITVALVTGLVPCPGAAIILVYTLSTGILWAGLIAMLFLATGMAVTTSLFAFTAAKTRCIMDNAAATSRLAVIYSFLSLTGALIIAAFGALMLSAHLA from the coding sequence ATGAAAAACATACTCCCCCTTATCCTTCTGATACTTACTTTTGCATGTGCAAGCCTTGTGATCGCACCAGCGGCACAGAGTGCAAATAATCCTTTTCTGACTCGCAGCAATGAACCGGCTAAACAGACTGTTCAGCCGGCCGCTCCCGTTAAAATAACAAAAAAAGACGGCTCCGGCGGAATATACGGTCTGATCATGAGCAAGGTGTCCTTGCTGCAAAAAGAAATCAGAACTCAGCTCACCGGATTTGCCAGAGAAATCAAAAAGAATCCTTACGGTAAATCGTTATGGCTTTTCATGGGATTCGCCTTTGTTTACGGAATCGTACACGCAGTTGGACCGGGACACGGAAAGGCGGTGGTATGTGCTTACTTTCTTTCCCGGGGCGGAAACATGTTTACGGCCTCATTTATGTCCTGGGTCATAACTCTTGTACACGTAGGTTCTGCTGCTGTGGCGGTCTGTCTTGCCTACCTTTTCCTCCACAGCGGCATGTCCGGTTTTGAAGAATTCAACCGCCACCTGCAAACGGCCAGCTTTGCACTGGTAACTATTATGGGAATCTGGCTGACTGCTGAGGCCCTGCGTTCTTTCAAAAGAAAAGAAGAAAAGTGCTCTCCGGTAAAGCAAAGCTCCCTCAAAGAGATCATCACCGTAGCTCTGGTCACAGGACTGGTTCCCTGCCCCGGAGCAGCTATTATTTTAGTCTATACCCTTTCCACCGGAATACTCTGGGCAGGACTCATTGCCATGCTTTTTCTGGCAACAGGCATGGCCGTTACCACATCGCTCTTTGCCTTCACCGCGGCGAAAACCAGATGTATAATGGATAATGCCGCTGCAACAAGCAGACTGG